From a region of the Salinispira pacifica genome:
- the vorB gene encoding 3-methyl-2-oxobutanoate dehydrogenase subunit VorB has translation MKGNEAVIYGAILGGSTHFFGYPITPASEIAHAAAELFPKSGRHFLQAESEVSVISMLFGAASAGSRVMTASSGPGIALMAEGLSYLAGAELPCVLVDVQRAGPGLGNIWPEQSDYNMVVKGGGHGNYRNIVLAPNSAQEMCDFTYKAFELADRYRMTVFVLSDAYIGQMMEPVAFPEQVKHVDRHDWALYGDTESRENLITSIHMNRDLLSDHNKKLMQKYAGLEDEIVDFEEYRLEDAQFAIIAYGISSRIAHTAVDELRSKGIAAGLLRPKTLFPLPETRIRRLASEVEQISVMELSDGQLCQDVQRIVAEKVPVHPYLWMGGVVPPVEEVVARAEADAAARPVKV, from the coding sequence ATGAAAGGAAATGAAGCGGTTATTTACGGCGCAATTCTGGGGGGAAGCACCCATTTTTTCGGCTACCCCATTACTCCGGCAAGCGAAATTGCCCATGCGGCAGCGGAGCTCTTTCCCAAAAGCGGACGGCATTTTCTCCAGGCGGAAAGCGAAGTGAGCGTAATCAGTATGCTGTTCGGAGCAGCCAGTGCAGGATCACGGGTGATGACTGCCAGCTCCGGTCCGGGGATTGCCCTCATGGCCGAAGGACTGAGTTATCTTGCAGGGGCGGAGCTTCCCTGTGTTCTTGTGGACGTGCAGCGGGCAGGTCCGGGGCTGGGAAATATCTGGCCTGAACAGAGCGACTACAACATGGTTGTGAAAGGTGGCGGTCATGGAAACTACCGCAACATCGTTCTCGCTCCCAATTCGGCACAGGAAATGTGTGATTTCACCTATAAGGCTTTTGAATTGGCAGACCGCTACCGCATGACGGTATTTGTTCTTTCGGATGCATACATCGGCCAGATGATGGAACCGGTGGCATTCCCTGAGCAAGTGAAGCATGTTGACCGTCACGACTGGGCTCTATACGGGGATACGGAAAGCCGGGAAAATCTTATCACCTCCATTCATATGAACCGGGATCTGCTCTCGGACCACAATAAAAAACTGATGCAGAAATACGCCGGTCTGGAAGATGAGATAGTGGACTTTGAAGAGTACCGTCTGGAAGACGCCCAATTCGCCATTATTGCCTACGGAATTTCCAGCCGGATTGCCCATACCGCCGTGGACGAACTGCGCAGCAAAGGTATTGCTGCAGGTCTGCTAAGACCCAAGACCCTCTTCCCCCTGCCTGAAACCAGAATCCGCCGGCTCGCCTCGGAAGTGGAGCAGATTTCCGTGATGGAACTCAGCGACGGACAGTTGTGTCAGGATGTTCAGCGGATTGTTGCGGAAAAAGTGCCTGTTCACCCATATCTGTGGATGGGCGGCGTGGTACCGCCGGTGGAGGAAGTAGTAGCCAGGGCTGAGGCCGATGCGGCCGCCCGTCCGGTGAAGGTCTGA